A window of Echeneis naucrates chromosome 13, fEcheNa1.1, whole genome shotgun sequence contains these coding sequences:
- the slc6a4a gene encoding solute carrier family 6 member 4a, with protein sequence METKDMMMTSMLTMDKSENEGERDKGREEVEVGEEGTPQENGRLMLADGLAEKGPKALSWGSGPQVSNGFTTSTPQSPRDGPGTAACAGGTASGPGVGTGSSMPLGGLRTLVVQQTSLERPRETWSKKMDFLLSVIGYAVDLGNVWRFPYICYQNGGGAFLLPYLLMAVFGGVPLFYMELALGQFHRSGCISIWKHICPIFKGIGFAICIIALYIAFYYNTIMAWALYYLLSSFQSTLPWTTCTNSWNTANCNRYMSTDHNVSWSNSSISPAEEFYTRQVLQVHLSPGLHELGSISWQLALCLLFIFTIVYFSIWKGVKTSGKVVWVTATFPYLVLLILLVRGATLPGAWRGVVFYLKPNWEKLLTPSVWIDAAAQIFFSLGPGFGVLLAFASYNPFHNNCYKDALVTSSVNCLTSFLSGFVIFTVLGYMAEMRQQDVDAVAKDAGPSLLFIIYAEAIANMPAATFFAIIFFLMIIMLGLDSTFAGLEGVITAMLDEFPHILAKRREGFVFGLVCVCYLGALSTLTYGGAFVVKLFEEYATGPSVITVVLLEVIAVSWFYGTNRFCNDIQVMLGFYPGWFWRICWVAICPCFLLFIIISFLAFPPEVKLFHYHYPQWTTVLGYCIGVSSFICVPAYMVYHLLTAKGTFMQRLLKSITPEPSCDDHRNFIVTNAV encoded by the exons ATGGAGACGAAAGATATGATGATGACAAGCATGTTGACAATGGACAAAAGCGAGAATGAGGGAGAAAGGGacaaaggaagggaggaggtggAAGTAGGAGAGGAGGGTACGCCGCAGGAAAATGGTAGACTGATGTTGGCTGACGGTCTTGCAGAAAAAGGGCCCAAAGCCCTGAGCTGGGGGTCTGGCCCACAGGTGTCCAATGGCTTCACTACATCCACTCCTCAGAGCCCCAGGGATGGACCAGGAACTGCAGCTTGTGCTGGAGGTACAGCCTCTGGGCCCGGAGTTGGCACTGGGTCATCCATGCCACTGGGAGGCCTCAGGACTCTTGTGGTCCAACAAACCAGCTTGGAGAGGCCCAGAGAAACCTGGAGCAAGAAGATGGACTTCTTGCTCTCTGTGATCGGCTATGCTGTAGACCTGGGAAATGTCTGGCGCTTTCCCTACATCTGCTACCAGAAcggaggag GTGCCTTTTTGTTGCCCTACCTGTTGATGGCAGTCTTTGGAGGTGTGCCTCTCTTCTACATGGAGCTGGCCCTTGGCCAGTTCCATCGCAGTGGCTGCATCTCCATCTGGAAACATATCTGCCCCATCTTTAAAG GGATTGGCTTTGCCATCTGTATCATAGCGCTCTACATAGCCTTCTACTACAACACAATCATGGCCTGGGCCTTGTACTACCTGCTGTCGTCATTTCAGTCCACCCTGCCGTGGACAACCTGCACCAACAGCTGGAACACAGCCAACTGTAACCGCTACATGTCCACCGACCACAATGTGTCATGGTCCAACTCCTCCATTTCCCCTGCCGAGGAGTTCTATAC TCGCCAGGTGTTGCAAGTCCACCTCTCCCCAGGTTTGCACGAGTTGGGCTCTATCAGCTGGCAGCTGGCCCTCTGCCTGCTCTTCATCTTCACCATTGTCTACTTCAGCATCTGGAAAGGAGTCAAGACGTCTGGAAAG GTTGTTTGGGTGACTGCTACCTTTCCCTACCTGGTCCTTCTGATCCTGCTTGTCCGAGGAGCGACTCTGCCAGGAGCCTGGAGGGGAGTCGTTTTCTATCTCAAACCTAATTGGGAAAAACTGCTTACTCCTTCA GTGTGGATTGATGCAGCAGCTCAGATCTTCTTCTCTCTGGGTCCTGGGTTTGGTGTACTTCTGGCCTTTGCTAGCTACAATCCATTTCACAACAACTGCTACAA aGATGCGTTGGTCACAAGCTCTGTGAACTGTCTGACCAGTTTTCTGTCTGGGTTTGTCATCTTTACTGTGCTGGGATACATGGCTGAGATGAGGCAGCAGGATGTGGATGCTGTGGCCAAGGATGCAG GTCCCAGTCTGCTGTTCATCATTTATGCAGAAGCCATAGCAAACATGCCAGCGGCCACTTTCTTTGCTATTATCTTTTTCCTCATGATCATCATGTTGGGTTTGGACAGCACG tTTGCGGGTTTGGAAGGAGTGATCACAGCAATGCTAGATGAGTTTCCCCATATCCTGGCTAAGAGGCGTGAGGGGTTTGTCTTTGGCCTAGTGTGCGTCTGCTACCTTGGGGCTCTGTCCACACTCACATAT GGAGGAGCGTTTGTGGTGAAGCTGTTTGAGGAGTACGCTACAGGCCCTTCAGTCATCACTGTGGTGCTGCTCGAAGTCATCGCCGTGTCTTGGTTCTACG gtACCAACCGTTTCTGTAATGACATCCAGGTCATGCTTGGTTTCTATCCAGGCTGGTTCTGGAGGATCTGCTGGGTAGCCATCTGCCCCTGCTTTCTGCTG ttcatcatcatcagtttccTGGCCTTCCCTCCTGAGGTCAAGTTGTTCCACTACCACTACCCACAATGGACCACAGTCCTGGGCTACTGCATCGGGGTGTCCTCATTCATCTGTGTGCCTGCTTATATGGTCTACCACCTGCTCACTGCCAAGGGCACATTCATGCAG CGTCTGTTAAAAAGCATCACTCCAGAGCCCAGCTGTGACGACCACAGAAACTTCATTGTCACCAATGCAGTCTGA